Proteins from a single region of Acinonyx jubatus isolate Ajub_Pintada_27869175 chromosome D3, VMU_Ajub_asm_v1.0, whole genome shotgun sequence:
- the LOC113598030 gene encoding LOW QUALITY PROTEIN: patched domain-containing protein 3-like (The sequence of the model RefSeq protein was modified relative to this genomic sequence to represent the inferred CDS: substituted 1 base at 1 genomic stop codon) has product MEFQCGSYHHKFHDFSFQMYRCDCVRNKMWAATLGVISAALAVVSGFGLMYIGVPFVIIVANSPFLILGVGVDDMFMISAWQKTSLMDNIKQRLSSVYSKVAVSITITTITNVLAFYIGIMTSFGSVQYFCTYTGTTLLFGYFYNITCLGAFMALDGKREVVCLRWLKKPETPDQNCSSFKKSCFVPCDSLPDEQETDVHPMNLFFRDYLGPFLTSIESKFFVVLLYILYIISSIYGCFQVQEGLDLRNLASDDSYITPFFKVEEDYFSDYGPRVMVIVTETLDYWDKYARQKLEKCLADLENSDYVDKNITEFWLREYVQYMENSGQDVNDKNTFINSLPSFLTNFPLFMCDISSSHEIIASWGFVQTIGVSSSTSKKMMLFQLRSIAEKCEIPLRVYNPAFIYFDQYAAILENTVQNVIVASSAMFIVSLLFIPHPRCSLWVTFAIASVIVGVTGFMAFWNVNLDSISMINLVTCIGFSFDFSAHISYAFFSSSKPSVNQKIIEALYLLGYAVLQSAVSTVIGVGVLSAAKAYIFRTFFKITFLVMVSGAAHGLIFIPVFLTFFXRFV; this is encoded by the exons ATGGAATTTCAGTGTGGAAGCTACCACCACAAATTCCAtgatttttccttccaaatgtaCAGGTGTGACTGTGTACGAAACAAAATGTGGGCTGCAACCTTGGGAGTGATTTCTGCTGCCTTGGCAGTGGTGAGTGGCTTTGGCCTGATGTACATTGGGGTGCCATTTGTGATCATAGTTGCAAATTCACCATTTCTTATTCT agGTGTTGGGGTTGATGACATGTTTATGATTTCTGCCTGGCAGAAGACCAGCCTCATGGATAACATCAAACAGCGGCTGTCCAGTGTCTATTCCAAAGTGGCAGTGTCCATTACCATCACCACTATCACCAACGTCCTGGCCTTCTATATAGGGATTATGACCTCTTTCGGGTCCGTACAATACTTTTGCACTTATACAGGAACAACCCTgctctttggttatttttataacatcaCCTGTTTGGGAGCATTTATGGCCCTGGATGGTAAAAGAGAAGTAGTCTGTCTACGCTGGTTGAAAAAGCCAGAAACTCCTGACCAAAACtgttcttcatttaaaaagtccTGCTTTGTCCCATGTGATTCTCTCCCAGATGAACAAGAAACTGATGTCCATCCAATGAATTTGTTCTTCAGAGACTATTTAGGCCCTTTTCTCACAAGCATTGAGTCCAAGTTTTTTGTAGTGCTTCTATACATTTTGTACATCATTAGTAGTATATATGGGTGTTTCCAAGTGCAGGAAGGGTTAGACCTTCGAAATTTGGCAAGTGACGATTCCTACAtcacaccattttttaaagtagaagaaGACTATTTTTCGGATTATGGCCCAAGGGTTATGGTTATTGTTACTGAAACTCTTGACTACTGGGATAAATATGCtaggcaaaaactggaaaaatgtctGGCAGATTTGGAAAACAGTGACTATGTAGATAAAAATATTACAGAGTTTTGGTTACGAGAGTATGTGCAATATATGGAAAATAGTGGGCAAGATGTAAATGACAAGAATACTTTTATAAACAGTTTGCCCagttttttaacaaattttccactttttatgTGTGATATTTCATCTTCACATGAAATCATTGCTTCCTGGGGCTTCGTTCAGACCATTGGTGTTTCTTCTTCAACCAGTAAGAAGATGATGTTATTCCAGTTACGAAGCATAGCCGAAAAGTGTGAAATTCCCCTAAGGGTGTACAACCCGGCATTCATATATTTTGATCAGTATGCCGCAATATTAGAAAACACTGTTCAAAATGTCATTGTTGCATCCTCAGCTatgttcattgtttccttattgttcaTTCCTCATCCACGGTGTTCCTTGTGGGTAACTTTTGCTATTGCTTCTGTGATTGTGGGAGTAACAGGGTTCATGGCATTCTGGAATGTCAATCTTGATTCCATATCCATGATTAATCTTGTCACTTGTATAgggttttcttttgatttttctgcaCACATTTCTTAcgcatttttttccagttctaaGCCCTCAGTAAACCAAAAAATAATTGAGGCATTGTATCTGCTAGGCTACGCAGTGTTACAAAGTGCAGTTTCAACAGTAATAGGGGTGGGTGTTTTATCTGCAGCTAAAGCATACATCTTCAGGACATTTTTTAAGATTACGTTTCTTGTTATGGTATCTGGGGCTGCTCATGGCctaatttttattccagtattcttaacctttttttgaAGGTTTGTTTGA